From the Argentina anserina chromosome 3, drPotAnse1.1, whole genome shotgun sequence genome, the window ATTACTTTGATCTTCGTGTACGTAGCTTTTTCGGTGCTAATTAACTATCGTGCTAAAGCGTTTGGCTGAGTCCAAACAAGCCCCAAATGGGAGAGAAGAAATGGAATAATTATGAAGAGAATTACGACTCGGTCATGGGCTTGGACCAATTTTCTTATCCTGGAATAATTATCATCGATCAATTTGATCGACAAATTTATCTTAATTCAAAAGtgacataaaaaaaataaagagataGAGTGaggtaaaaaataaattttaataataatCTGTACTTATCAGCCTTTTTATGTGAGTGAAAAagtcaaataggaattgaaaaaaGAATAAGGTACACAATCATTTAAGAAGTGCAAATAGAACCCATTTTGAAAAAATTTCTATGCATCGATGCAATGATCCAACATACATTTATCATATATGTAATTTCAACCATTGATATTAACTCTATTTGTTAATAATCAAAACGCGTAATAAATGTGACTTAGCTAACTGTCTATTGAACTAATTTAAGTGCATTTTGGTGCTTTGAATCGTCTTTGATAACAGAGGAAGGTCGTTTTTTTATCCCCTCGAAAGTGGTGGAATACTCTGTTCATTCTTGAAAAAGTTATGAGGATCAACCTCAGTTTTCACTCGGACCACTCTATCAAAATTATCTTTAAAGTACATGCTTCCATAAACCCTAGCAGTTTCGACTTTAGTCTGACTATTACCCGTATTGGCGCCAAGGTCAAGATCCCTATAATTTAGGAACGCCTCTCTTGGGTTCTTTGACACAAATGGAGTCATCTCTTGATACATTTTGCTAATCAAGTCGAGGTAGCGGCGGGCTGTCTCAACCTTGTCTTCTTTCCAATATCCTAAATACTGGATCAAAAACAAGTTTCCATCCCTGTGAGGGAATGGAGTTTCCGACTCCGATATCTCGCTCATTCTTCCACCATAAGGGTTCCATTCCATGTAGAGTTTATCCAGACCAGACTTTAGCATCAAGTCCAGTATGGATTCTATTCCATGTTTTGGAATCGGCTCTTTCACATAGTCTGACTTGCTCTTGAAGAAATCTGGTGGCCCCATTGGCCTATCGAGCAGAACACCTATGGGAGTTCCAACTGGGTGATTACCCCAGAACACAGTGGATTCTACCCAACTCATTTCAGAGCAATCATTTTTCTGCAGATCCAATTCTGGAAATCTGTGATTGATCAATGAAAGAAGCTTTTTACTACCTCCCAAATAATGACAAATGAATGACACTTCTATCGCCAACTTACCTGAAGTACTATTTTTCTGCACTTGAAGCATTGCTCTAACGAAGATCCTTTTAGGGAGCTGAGGCGCTACGGATTGCCACCGATAGACTATATCCATAGCGCCTTGTTCCAAGTTTCGTTTAACATTGAACACAGTCACTCTGGCTGGAACATGAACCAGTTTGATCTtccatgcaagaatgactCCAAAGCTTGCTCCACCACCTCCTCTAATGGCCCAGAAATGGTCTTCTCCCATTAATTTTCTATCAATGATCATACCGTTCACATCAACTAGCTTAGCATCGACAACATTATCCACTGTGAGTCCATATTTTCTCATCAAAGGGCcataaccaccaccactaAGATGGCCACCAATACCAACAGTATGGCAAACTCCAGCAGGAAACCCATGAACATTGCTTTTGTTGCCAATATTGAAATACAATTCGCCAAGAGTTGCTCCAGATTCGACCCAAGCACTCTCGTCTGTTAAGTTTATATCGACGGATCTGAGATTAGACATGTCAAGCATGACAAAGGGGGTGATACTTGACACATACGATAGACCCTCAAAATCATGGCCACCGCTTCGGGTTCTTATTTGAAATCCATGTTGTCGTGCACAAATGACAGTCGATTGGACATGAGATTCATGCTTGGCTGCAACAATCGCCAAAGGTTTTGGTGTTGTGGGTGTGGAATATCTGCGGTTTCTAATGTATGCCAAGAGAGCAGATTGAAAAGAGTTGTTTTGGTATGTGAAAATGGCTTCAGGGATTGGGGAGGTGGAGTATTGGGAATGATTTGCAAGGCAGTGGACAAAGTCATTGAGAATTGGATCGCAAGTTGTCCTTGATATTGAAAACGAAAGGATTAATGTCAGAATAGAGAGCAATAGAACCCTCATTGTATATATCTGGATGTTCAAGAATCTTGTCCATGACTAGCAGTGTTCGggtcttttttttatataataatgTGAAATCATAGTCATTCCAAATTGGTGCAAGATATCTTAGGAAGTTGTTAAAATTTGAATTagttgctatatatatatatatatatatattatgatgTGAATCTTTTGATTTGATATGAGATATCTATATAAGGTTCATTTGCGTTGTACGTTGATTCACTGAATCGATTGACTTCGTGGGAAAGCTTTTAATTACTTTGTTGTTTCCGTGTTAGAATGGAAATACATAGTACATCATTCAGTTTATTGCAATTGGAAAGTAACAATAAAATTGATGCATACATGAATGCTATAAGATCTGATCTGGTAAGTTGCAGGTTGGCCTTAGTCGTGGAATGAGTAATTATTATCTGTGTACACAGCCAATATTAcgtcatggtataattaacatgcacgtggtaaaaatgacaaaaatttatttacatataataatcaatcagaaacaatcacagtaaaaattGATCATTAACATTAAGGAGGTAAGTCACGTGAAATATGTGGtgagtatatataataatttctcattGTGGAATATCCATAACAGTGAAACATCACAATTCACAAAAAATACAGATTCGAAATAAATTCAATTTAAActgtaattaaataaaagaaactAGAGTTTAAGTTTGTAGCTCTGATTATATTgttgtgacattttaaattttctccttctttttgagcttcttcaaaggtttttggttttgtacCAGCAAAGTTGTATGTCTCGTATAGATCACTTAGCATTCTTGTTCTTTGAGGAGGGCTCTCTGGTGATTAGTAATATGAAGTAGATGGATCGTTATTTGAATTACTGACTAGAGTTGTTGGTGATTGGGGAATGGCATCATCTTCATACTGCtccattttgaattttttcgTCTTGCTAAACAATAGCATATGGTAACTCGTGCACTTTATTTCCATTCCAATCTTAGCTAGctttttcattaaaaataacATCTCTGCTCA encodes:
- the LOC126786900 gene encoding berberine bridge enzyme-like 4, with product MRVLLLSILTLILSFSISRTTCDPILNDFVHCLANHSQYSTSPIPEAIFTYQNNSFQSALLAYIRNRRYSTPTTPKPLAIVAAKHESHVQSTVICARQHGFQIRTRSGGHDFEGLSYVSSITPFVMLDMSNLRSVDINLTDESAWVESGATLGELYFNIGNKSNVHGFPAGVCHTVGIGGHLSGGGYGPLMRKYGLTVDNVVDAKLVDVNGMIIDRKLMGEDHFWAIRGGGGASFGVILAWKIKLVHVPARVTVFNVKRNLEQGAMDIVYRWQSVAPQLPKRIFVRAMLQVQKNSTSGKLAIEVSFICHYLGGSKKLLSLINHRFPELDLQKNDCSEMSWVESTVFWGNHPVGTPIGVLLDRPMGPPDFFKSKSDYVKEPIPKHGIESILDLMLKSGLDKLYMEWNPYGGRMSEISESETPFPHRDGNLFLIQYLGYWKEDKVETARRYLDLISKMYQEMTPFVSKNPREAFLNYRDLDLGANTGNSQTKVETARVYGSMYFKDNFDRVVRVKTEVDPHNFFKNEQSIPPLSRG